The genomic segment AGTGGCATTTTCTCTTGCACCTGTGTTTGTTACTGCCTGGTGGGAGCCTGCTTCTTGCCAAGTTCATGTATATGGTGGGGGAATCTTCTGAAATAATAGAGAATGGGATCATCCTCCCAGGGTAAAGAAAGGTAGAGAAATCTGAAGTGAAGCTTCAGGCTAAGAAAAGAACAGTCCATCCCCAGCTGTCCCAACTGTCCTACCTGACATCTCCATTCTCTGATATGCCAGCCCTACCTACTTTTTCCTGGACTGTGGTCACCACAGCGCCTGACAACTAGGGGCATGTGGGTATCTTCTACCCATTTTGGTTGAGCCCTGGatactatttttttcaaaagggTCTTTTACTGGGAAACCGTGGGAGAACAAACCAAAACCCAAACCCAAGATATAGAAACAAACGTGCTTCTGGAACACAGCTTCCCAACCTTGTCTTTTCTAGTATCTAGATCAGTAATGTCCAATAGAATAAAATGTGAGCCAcactgtaattttaaattttctagtagccatgtTGAATCAAACATAAAGAAACAGGTGGAATTAATTTTAATCTTATATTTTaactcaatatatccaaaatattattgtaACATGTAATCACTCAAATTATTAGTAagttattttatagtattttttggTACAAAGTTTTAGAAATCTGGTTTGTATTTTACATGTATGGCATATATCAATTCAGATGAGCCCTCTTTAAAGTATTTTACATGTATGGCACATATCAATTCAGACTAGCCCTCTTTAAAGTACCTGAGAGCCATATGTGGCTAGTACTGGCCACTGTACTGGACAGTGTGACTCTAGACATACAATTGACTTGAAAGCACAGCTTAGAAGAGGAAGGAAACTGACACTTGTTGAGTACCTACAGCTTCCAGATACTGTGCTTGTTGCTTCACATATGTTTCTCACTGAATCATCACTAAAGCCTTTTTAGGTAGATAGTATTATGCCCATATTATAGATGAAGGGACAGAAGCTCagaggggttaagtaacttgcccaaggtcacacagttaagtCTGGCTGCAAAGCCTTAGTTCTTCCCATGACATTACACTGCCGCCCCTATCCTTTCTTCTTCCCATCAACCTGTTAATAGATTGTATTTTATATTGACTGAATGATTCACGTTTGTAGCCTAATCGGGAAACCCTTGATTAGCCTAAGATCTGCTAGAATCCTCAGAATGTTAACTCCAGGCAAGAGCACCTTGGTGAATCGGTTCCTTCTGACCATACACCGGCCTTTCTGGCCCTCCTTGCCTTAAAACACgttccctcccccagccaggaaAATTCCTCAGGATTCAGACtgcactccccaccccaccctgtggTCACCCCTTCTCCCCTCTTGGTGACCTCTAGGAGGTCACTTGTTGAATGAACCTTCCATCTCCAGTCTTGTCTGGGCTCCTCTGCCCCAGGAGCCTATAACTTCTTCCCCCTAAGATAAAAAGCCTGACATCAGCTTGCTCCAGAGGCAAAACCCATCTTCTTGCCTCTTTCTATTTTAATACTCTGTCCCTATCAGGGATGATACCTACCCAGATCCTCTTTCCTGATATACAGAAGCCTCCAGCTCTTCGATCTTTTGCAGAAGTGAGATAGCTGATACAATATTTGCCTAGTTGATTATTAGGCTTTCTGGAAAAACAGTTCGAGCCCTTTCCCCACGTTCTTGATAATGACATATCCCTCAGGTTTCCCTCaagagaattttttattttttcatcgtTACAGTGTTGAAATTCCAAAAGACCTTAGGAACACTTTTTTGTTAAGGGATATAATTGTCAGCCAGGTTAGGCAACAGTCACTGTCTCAGGTTTCCCCCTTCTCAAAGGCaaattaacttttctttaaaagtctGTGAGTCTTGATTTTTTGTAAGTACAGCCTGAGTACTTCTGTGTCTTCTGTTCTCAATGTGCCTGCAGTGAAGGTCTCAGGGCTTCAGCAAGCTGGGTGGGGCTTCCTCTGTTCTTGCAACCATTGGGATTTCTGCAAACTGCTGTCTAGAAAAATAGACATACTTATTCAAAAGAAGAGACTATTGGCAGGCAGCACTCAAAATCTGAATGCACAGTTTTAAAGATTCCACCTAGAGTATCAAAACCAGCCTTTCCATGTGACGCAGTTGGCAGCAAGAAACATTTGTTGTGACAAGAAGGCTTCCCACAGGTAAATACCTGAGGTTTCCACCTTTGCATGATAGAATCAGGCCCATCCAGGTTACTCCCCCAATATCTAAAAGGAACACTGTCACTTTCacagtttaaaaatatctatttgtGCTTTCAGCCCTTAAACCAAAGGTTGTAGCTTCCATCATCTCAGTTAAGGTTCTGTACCTCACAGTCAGTCAGTGTTTACAAGGCTCATGGTTTCCCTTCCCCAAAGCTTCTATTGGAGGGAAACTGGCATGTTTTCCCCAGACCAAAGAGAGGAGCTAGCTTTTACCTTTAAGGCTACCCTGCGACCCCTATCATAGCTATTTAGGAACTTCTGACAGGTTCAATGATCTTTCCCCATGTTCTCATTTTGTATAACGTGTGGCATCTTTCTTTTGCTCACCTATTCTGAGGAATTAGGCCCAGATTACAGGCTCTTCCTTGGTTATTTTCCTGCTATTGTTGGGATAATTGATCTTCTGGTCCCTTTAGCCAACAGCTGAATGTGCTCCTGGCGATTGGAACCAGAATTCTCCTCCACCATCTCATGCTGGAATCTGTCTGGGATTGGAGCAAGGAAGATCTCATGATCTAGTCCTTTCCAAGACATCAACAGTCACATGCTCGGTTTCCTACTGCTGAGACAGTGGAACTGGAATTTCACCCATCTCCATGGGATCCCCAAACCCATCTGGCCCACAGTCAGTCAGCCCACTGACCAACCTCCCACAGCCCCAGCCCATCCGTCCAGGCTATCCATCTGGTTAGTTGGTGATGAGCACACCCCCTCTTCTCCTGCACCTCCTCTGTAACATGTGTTCAGCGGTGCTCCCTAGCACACCCCACAGCAGCACTAACATTCATATACTTTGCAAGGATGAGTTTTCTTTCCCTTGAATCTCCTAGGCTACATCCAAGATACCCTGTTTTCCAAACCATGGAGACCTCTGTTAGCTGACCTATCTGACATTGTTTCCACTTTGCTGTGAAGTAAAACCTCAGGGCCCTACATCTGTGCCCTCTGTCGGATGGCAAAATCCGTTTGTGCTCATTCAGCATGCTCTTGCTGACCTGCTGTGTGCCTAGCACTGTGCATGGTATCAAGAGAGATAAAAGTCAAAGTAAAAGACACTATGCATGCCTTTGAGGGCCTTACACATTACCCTGAAGGACAGGGACATAAACTGATGCTTTAGATCTCTGGTTATCAAAGATTGGTCTGTTTTCACTAATTTCAAGATAACTTATAAATCTGGCAAAACTACTATCCAAGAAAAGATGAACAGATAGATTGGCCAAAGGCCATGCAATATAAGATGGCCCCTGTGCTTGGAAGAATTCACCAGATTTTAAGTTCCAAAATCTTGAGtcactttacagaagaggaaattaagaCCTGGTATGGAAAAGTGACTGGCTTTGGATCTAACAGGGGCACATTAAGGACTCGGGTCCTGTGCCTGGACAAGCAGGGGTTGAAGGAAGCATCTCTGGCTGTCCTAGGAGCTTGAGAGGGGGTGTGGTGGAGGGAACAAAGCAGGCCTGGAAGAAGGGTAGTTGCAGAGAACTAGAGGGTCCTGAGTAACCCAAGGCAGGTGCAGTTGCTCTTGAGGGAAAGGGGCTGTTTAGTTTGGGGGATCTGGGTTGAGAGCCTGTTTCTTGGCCACAGTTTCCTTTTTGGTAAGATATCAATGGTAAGTATCGACTTCAGTAAGTATGCTTCTGTAGTACTATGTACTTATACAGATCACATATTGGATTGGAAAAGGCAGCATAATAGTCATTAGTATTAATGATATGCatcatttaaattaatataaattatagcATATTCATGATAATATTACATATGTTAAGCTCATAGACTCTCAAAGCTGGCAAAAGCTATCAGAGGTCGTCTACTCCAGCCTCCCTCAATGGGTTTTAGGATCCCCTGTTCAATATCTATTCAAGCTCTTATTAATCTTATTACAAGCAAAATTATGCATGATGAATTTCAGGATTTACCCAAGGCAGGGAGTAGCTCTCTATACTCTAATGGGACCATGGCTCCATATTCCTGGTGGGCCCTTGTGAATCCATCATTCTTGACTTCATGGGAAATCCAGAGCCCAGACATCAAGCAACTCCCAAAGACTGCTATGGTCAAAATAGTGTTAAAAAAACAGGTACAGAGCCGGGGTCCCAGCTGGGAAAATCTCAAGAGGTTTGGTATTCCCTTGCCAAATCAGTACTGGTCTCCGTGATTTAGAGCAAAgaaaggaggcagggaaggggcagAGAGTACATGGTAACCTCTGTAGCCCCTGATGCCCTGAATGTTCTGACGTACACAACAGTCCCCATAATAGGTGGAAGCACCTGGATAATTCTAGACTTCACTTCTGGGCTGAGGATAGCCATCCTGCCCCTCACTGATTGGTTCCCTAATCCTTCTCACCCTTCATCTTTGTTCCAGGATTGGCCCAACAGCCAAAATCTAACATTCAGTACTCTGGAATGACACAAATGCTGCCACCAAAAACCTCCCACTGTTCCCTTCTAGGATGGGAAGACTGCCAGGTGCCAGGAAAATCACTCAGTGAGAGCCTGACTCTGATCAGAGGGCTGAGAGTGAGCCAGAGGCTCTCCACTTGAGAAGGGAGGTGAGCTCTTCCCAAGGGGTGGGGGGATGGTAGCCCATTGACCAGCCCTTTCTGCCTCCCTTTAATACCTGGGACCCCTCTAGTCCAAAGGCCATCCATTTGCTTGAGGTAGGGAGATTAAAATTCGTTCCCAATTTGGTCTTCTGAATCAACACACTGATCCTAatgtgagtgaaaaaaaaaaatgttagagaaATGGTTTCATCCTAAGGTCAGAGAGGGTTGGTTGAAGTGTGCATGGCTGGACATATTCCTTGGGTAGGGCTGATGCTTCACAGTTTGTTTGGGGAGAGCTGGGGTGTGCCAGGACATATAATTGCAGATGGGGTGACTCACATACATGAAGAGGTTGGATTCTGTGTTTAAGGTAAATAGAGAAGACTGTGGGTCACTCCAGAGGTCTggaagcaggcagggaggacCTCAACAGTGAAAAAGTGCAGAAGCCCAATCCTTCATTGGTCTCCGTGCTTTTAAGAGTCCTGGTGAGGTTCCTTCTTCTAAGGAATCATGCAAACTGCTCTGGGCTAGCTCAGCTTTGATTTGCGAGGGAAGCAGAGGCATGGAATTGTCTTGGGGCTTTTTTCTTGAGGCTCAAGGTCTTCCATCCTTTCTTAGGTTACAGAAAATGAGAGTTTGTGCCAGACATGAGAAAACTAGAGAAAGGGTGCCACCTGTGCTTTCTACCCCAAACCAAAGATGAAGGGGCTCAGATAAGAGTGCCTGACTCCAGGGGTGAACAGCTGCCTGCATTCAGCTTTGTCTGCAGAAtggtagaaaagaaacaaaactggagACATTTATATGTAGAGGTATACAAAGTCAGCAGCACAGTCAAAAGGATTCTATAGCATCTCAACATTCCAAACATTTCTTTAGCATGGATGATCGTTTCTTCCATTCTTTATCAAAAGCCTGATTGCTTCATGTTACAAATGTTTCCAAACTGAGTATCAAAGTCATTTATTTGGCTTAGTTTTTATAGAGCTTGTGGGACAGAAGTAGGTCTCAAACTTTAAATCTTCTGACCCCAGAACTGAAGTTCCCTTCACACCACATCCCCGCACTCAGGCATTACAGTGATGGCTGGCTGCCACAGCAGGAAAGAGGGCAAAACGTGAGGCTGAGAAGGCAGCCCAGAGCTAGGAAAGACAATGTCCATGCAAGTGGGAGGAGAGTCAGGCCTGGGAGAGGCAGACAAAGGGCACCAGACCATGGAGAGTTGAGAGGAGGCTGAAGAGAGGAGCTCTGCCAGAATTCTCCATGGACAGGAGGCTCTCTCAGCTCCCCAGTGCCAATCTAGCTGGGACAGGCATCAGAGATTATTGTCCATTGTGACCTGAGCAGGAAAGATGGAATAAGAGGGATCTAGGAAAGGATAAGTAGGAAAGAGTGGGGCGTGGCAGAATCAGAAGAGTCTGGTTGCGGGGACACAGCTGTCCAGGTCCAGGCTATGGGCCCGCCTACCCACTGTCCACGTCTAAAGGTAGGGGAAGGAGCAGCATGCTGGGTAGGGCTCTACCTGGAGTGACCCTCTACCTAGTGAAACCAGGAGGCAAGTAGGGACCAACTAGGAGTCATGGTCATTTTCAAGATTTGTATTTGTCCTGTCTGCTTTGAGGCTCCAGTTCCTTCCTGTATGAAGGCAAAGACTTCCATCCCTCATGTAAGAATAGAGGCACACTGGGAAATCTTGAGGCCTGGTGAAGGAAGAAAGGACTGGCTTCTCCATGAATACTGGAGGTCTCATGGCACAGTCCCACTCATTAGATCCACTTGTCTCTTCCAGGGAATGGCTTGGAGACTAAATGGGTGGAGAATGGCTGAGGGTAATGAGCCCCAGCCCTTCTAGATTGTTCCAGAGTGTTCATCGTATTGTTAACCAGTCATATCAAGTCTCTTTGGGAGGAAGGGTGTTGTACAGAAGGGTGGGACTCTTTCAGAAAATACCATGGTATCTAGATTGGCCTTGAACCAGCTAGAGAAGGGAGAAATAATGAGCACAGGACTCAGGATTCTTTCCCCTTTTGGTTGTGATGCAGCATGAACAGGAAAGCTCTCAGCAGAATAGAAAGGACTATTCAAACAGGGAAAAGGAAACTCATGTTATTTACCAAACACTGTGGTAAGCATCCCATATTTCTCATGTGTGTTATTCCTCATGAGCCTCACCCATCCTTCTGACATAGGGGTTGGATCattcattttacagctgagaaaactgagacatgcAGAAATTAAGCAGCCTGCTGAAAGTCATACAACTAGTTAGGGGAAGAGCTGGATAACTGCTTAATAACTAGAGTTACTCCTAAGTTACCTAAGGAACATCAAGGGGCATTAGAATTTCAGTGAATTTTCTGGAAGGAATCGTAACATGTGAGCAATGAGGTTAAAAAAGTGagcctaaaattaaaaagtagaagcCATGAAGATATGCACTGGGCAAATAATATTCTCTGTGCCTGTCCTAGTGCCTCATATGGTAAGAAATAAAAGGTTGCTCTTAGGGTCCTTAAAATTTGTCATCTCAAACTAAGCACTAAATAATTCCCAGATTACTGCTGCCTTTTCTAAAATGTAGCGGTTGGATGGAGAGGGGAGGAGTAAGGTGGCAGGCCCTAACTACAACTGCACAGAATAGGGGAGGTGGCTCTCTCCCCAAGGAAGGCAAGGGCACCCCATGTCCATTCCTTCAAGAGCTGAGTATTTTTCCTGGTTTCAATATCctcaaatgtaaaatggttcTGGTATCTACCTCAAAAGAGTATTGTGTTTGTAAATTAAATAGCCCTATACAGTTATACAAATAACAAATAACCTGTAGGATTTGAGAAGTCACCAACTCATGATGATTAATGTAATGGATCACCGATAAAACTGTTAAAATTACAAGATATTAATGGCCATTACACGGATATTAGGTCTGGAATCTCAGAGCTGGAAAATACCAGAAATCTCCAAATAAGCCTTCCTCAGCTCATCAATATCCCTGCCAGGTGGTGTTATTCTGATTACAAATTATTCCTTAGTTTTAATTCATAAATCCtctaaggaagagaaaacatgaTATTCTCATGCCTTGTGCTTCAAGGAGCTCAGTACTTGATTGTGGCTCCAGGTTTGTACATATTCCACCGTTCCTGCTCCTTAAAAGACCCCACAGCCATAACAGAAAACTGCCAGTATCTGCTGTGGTCACTACTGAAGTAGAAACACAGCCAACCAGGGTCCTTGCTGGGAAATATTCGGGAAATCATAGGAGTACGTTGTTCTCTTGCCAAATCAAGTCGGGTCTCCATGACACAGAGTGGAAGGAAAAAGGGGAAAGGCCACAGGGACACTGGCCAACTGTGAGGCCCCAGTAAATGAACGTTGCATTCTGCTATGAATTTCACTACCAGTTGTGCAGTCCAGGACAGTTGGCTACCACCTGCCAGACGCACAGCATATGCCAATGATGGGGCACTCTCTTCACATTCTAAGCAGGATACCAGGACACCACCACCCTGCCACTAGTAATTTGTTCCCTAAGAAGTCTCCATTTACCTTCATTCAAGGACTGGAAGACcaaagttataaaaatagtaaCCAGTAAAATTCCAGGACCTCAATACTAATCACTATTTACTCCCATCCACATCCTCCCACTTGACCTGACATTCAGGTGGATATATTTGTTCCTTTAGTTCTTGCCCTAATACAAGGTAAATGATCAGAGTAAACTGCCAGGTATCCACTAAACCAACCGGTATCAGGTCCCTGCCTAAGACAATGAGGGCATCCTTCaaagggggaggtgggagggccAAGGACATCCCTTATAACAGCCCTCCCCATTGTCCATCTCCCTCTAGCACAAACACCAATTGAGCTGGTTtggggaaaagaataaaatatcaaagTCTTCTGAATCAGCACACCATTCAGcccaaacaaaaaagaatgacataGAGCCTTTATTAAACTGGTTCTGAGGTATGTGGGACTAGCCTGGCTGGTTGACCAGGCTTCTTGAGCCCCACAGGCCTCTTTCACAGAAAGGGAGTTTTGATCAACAAGACCATGTACAAAAGGGGGATAATATACCCATGTGGGGAGCCAAGTTTCCATGTTGATGGTAAATGGAAAAACTTTGAGTCAGAGCTGAGCTCTGGGacaaaaagggaaaagaggaggGATGAAGGGAAGGGGCCCAGTTCTTCTTGACTGATTCTAAAGCTCATAGTGGGATTCCATCTCACAGCTAGCCCTCTATACTAAGGAACCATACGAATCTTAAACCCCCAGGGAACCTAGACCTGGGAAGGCTGAACTTGCTATTTGAGGGTCAAGTCTACTCCCTGGAGGTAGAGTACTGGATATTTTGATGGGGACAAGGAGGGTGCAAGTGTAGAGAACCAACGTCTCAAGTCCTACTGACTGATACTAGTCCAAATAGATCAAGCTCAGCAAAGGCTGGTAAGCCTGGGTAAGGTTCCACAAGGATGGATCTTCCTAAGGGCGGGGGGAGCGGGAGGCGCTTTCCAGTTCCTAGAAAAATGGCGGTGCGTGCAGACTGCCTCCCTCCTCTTCATTGTAGCTTGATCCTGGGCAGTGACCGttcctataaaagaaaaaaaaaaaaatcagaagaaacttGATACATACGAAGACAAAACACAGCAGAGAAACAAGACAAAGTTAAAATCACAAAATGTAATTGGCAGCACATCTGTTTTCAAAAGATATTTACATAATTACGCCCATTCTCACAAGAATTCTGGATTAGGGCATTATGATTGTGTCACTTTCCAGTTGAGCGGACATGCCCACAAAGGGTAAGGTGTCTTTCCCATGAGCACACGGCTTAGATGGAAAACTTGGGACTTGGCAAGGGGACCTTCTGACCCCAGATCTGGGTTCCACCCGCCCCAACCCTTCACCAGTCACCatagggagggaagggagaaatgggAGCGAGGCGGCAGCGAGCCCAGGAGGAAAATACCCACACAGAAAGAGTCAGGCCTGGGAGGGGCCAGTCTGGGGCACAAATGCTGGAGGTTTCATAGATGGGCTGGCGCTGGCGAAGGCAGGTCTGTCAGTGACGCACTTGTCTTGTGGGTCCTGGGCTCTTTCATGGCACGCAGGGCACTCTCCTTCCTGGGATGGGAGAATGGAATTCTTCTTCCATGAGAGAGAAAATACGGAGGTGAAGAAGAGCAGAATGGGCAAGTACCAGACTGCAGCTGCAGCCAAGCCAGGGAAGAGGCTCACAAGGGTCCTCGGCGGCTCCCGCAGGACATTCCCTCCCCAGCCGGTTGGGAAGCTCCACACCTAGGCGAGGACGGGCAGCAGCGGCCCGGGGCAGGCTTCCGTGGAAACTTCCAAAACCACCTTGCCAGGTAAGTGAAAATGCGCTCCGTTCTCTATCCACATCCTGGGCCAAGGAGGttcttcttcattctttcagCAGTTCTGATCTTCTTGGGGAGCACCCCTAAATCAGCCTGTCAAGGAGGAAGTCAGGCTACAGGCATCTTGCCCGAACAGATGAAGGCCGTGAAATAACTGCCAACTGTCTTCTGCTCGGGCAGTTATACCGTTAGCCACGCCCATTACCCCACCTTCCCGGCAGGCCTCCTCCAATCAGAGGCTGTGCCCCACCCAGGGAGGAGCCTTGGGCTTTCCAGAAAGTTCCacagcctctgattggtcccaGACCagccttcctgggcaggggtgggggcagggaacTCTTGGAGTACATGCAGTATGCAGAGGGCGGGCTTGGTGGAAAGTCGTTGATGATGAGCACTGCCTGTTGGGGCCATGGGAGACGAGGCCTTCCAGAATTTAGGTTGGCCATGTCCTGGCTTCTGAGGGGGACAGGCCCGACAGAGTTTGGGCTATGCTGGTACTGTCTCCTGCTCTCTGTTTACCAGGTTATTGAACCCTGGGTGCCTGTGACCCTGGAGTCTTTTTATTTTACCCCATTGGAAAGTACCACCCAGAAGGCACTTGTTTTGAGGCCTCGCAAGAGTTAAGAGTAAGACTGCAAATAGAGGCCCCAGTGCCATCCTCTGACCTTTTCCCACCAACCAAAGGCCTGGCACTAGAGAGAAATGCTTGAACAGACTCAGTCGGCTCCTGGGGACCCAGAGTCCTAACTGGAGGGTTTGCTAAAACCGGCTTATCTGCAGTGCCTGGAAAACCCAGGCTCTGCTTCAAAGCCTCAGCATCAAGGGTCCGGCCAACGGGAGAAAGTTGCTGAGCAGATGAGAACGCTCTCGGCCAATGAGAAGAGAATGCCTTAAAGGCCAACTGGGGGATGcccatatatttatatttattgggCAAGTGTTTTGAAAGACCTTGTCATGAAAAGTTCAAATGTACCATTATATTTGAGCCTCccatatccatttttaaaaaattgatataaaattaatgtagcATAGAATTTACAGtattaagtgtacaatttagtggctTTCAGTTCATTCATAAAATTGTGCAATCATTATCACTAACTCtcttccagaatatttttatcacactCAAGCTCCATACACACTGATATGGTTTAAATCTGtgtcctacccaaatctcatgtcaaataattctctccaatgttggaggtggggcctagtgggaggtgattggatcatagagGTGATTTCTCATGGTTTAATACCATCCTCTTTGATGCTGTCATGGCAATAATGAATTTTCctgatatctggttgtttaaaagtgtgtagcacctccctcctccctctctttctcctgctctggccgTATGAAGTGCTGCtttctctccctttgccttctaccatgactggaagtgtcctgaggcctcccccggaagcagaagctgctatgtatgcttcctgtacagcctgtggaactgtgagccaattaaaccttttttttgttggtttgtttttgaaaccaggtctcattctgtcacccaggctggagtgcagcagaaacttcttttctttataaatcacccagtctcaagtgtttctttatagcagtgataGAACAGACTAACACTTCATTAAGCAACCACTCCCCATTCTGCCCTCCCTTCATCCTACCTAATTGGCTTTCTGTTTCAATGGATTtacctgttctggacatttcatataaatggagtcataccaTAGATAaccttttgtgtttggcttctttcaattagca from the Macaca mulatta isolate MMU2019108-1 chromosome 4, T2T-MMU8v2.0, whole genome shotgun sequence genome contains:
- the LOC144340746 gene encoding uncharacterized protein LOC144340746, encoding MDLPKGGGSGRRFPVPRKMAVRADCLPPLHCSLILGSDRSQKESGLGGASLGHKCWRFHRWAGAGEGRSVSDALVLWVLGSFMARRALSFLGWENGILLP